CAGCATATTTTGAAGCCCTCAAAGTGTCAGCGCAGGCTCTTCCTCACCAACCTAGATTCTGTAAAATTTCTCTGCCACACACACGTAGAGCTAAGGCTCTGGCTAATCTTAATCACCTTAAGACAACACTCTTTAGTTTCCCAACAGGTAAGTCAGACTGCTCGGCTAGAGAGGTGGCAGTCTCTCTCCAGTTGCATCAATGATTGATGTGATTTTAATAAATGTGTAGGCAGTTACCGTCACTTGAAttgttttaggaaaaagaaaagaaatgtggttTTAATACTTTGAAGGTCTCCCTCATGTAAGTTACACTGAAGTTAATCAAGACAAATTATTAATGACACTTTAGCAGTAATGCAGTCTTTTGGGTAGGTAGGTGTACACTGGCATTTTATATAAGTATTCTGTTTATACAAGAGTAGAGGATACTAGATATTATGAGAGACAGATTTCAACAGAATaaacaaggggaaaaataaacaatgaagtaACTGTCTTCACAGCTGAAAGAATCAAAGTCTGAGGAGAGCACCCTGACAAGTTCTCATTACCACAGAGGCAAGCTGAGACACATGATGTAAAGGATGCGTCTCTGTGTGTTAACACCAGAGCAGAcgtgctttttctttctgacttacagatTCAGTGGGTGAAAATCAAAAGtttaacattatttaattttcaagtgATGTCCACACTTGAAGATCCAGTAGGACTCAtagaaaattatttgttcttcAAAACACAAGATtgtacacttttttaaaaagtcaacttgATTATCTAGTGAAAAGTTTTTTCATTCTAAAAATCTAGTTTTAGTCGAAAATTGTATTTGCCTCAATCCAAAGCCCATCAGTAGCAAAATGACTGGACTGAGTTTCATATTTAATCTTCTCTACCCACAAAGATAAATGAAACTGCTAGaaggtaaaagtgaaaaaaatacctATGATTGTGACTAGAAAAGGCTGAATGGCCAAACCAAATAAATAGGCCTCAAGTAATCAAAAATTAGTTGTATTCATTTCTGCCTTTACATATATGCATCTTAgttaatttcacatatatgtatctTAATTTCACTAATACTGAACAGGGAAATTCATACAATATGTTGGTGTTCCTTTATCACATAAGCAATGAATGTAATGTACACATAAACACCCTTGGTAATACTGccatcaaaaacaaaaagtatGAAATGTCTTAGAAGGAACTATGTCCCCTACATGATAGACAATAAGCAACAAtgattaaacagaaaagaaagttggCAAGTTCACAAAGTTGAGTATAATGCACCAACTGCAAATTATTAAAAGTCATACATTTTTACAAAAGCACAATATTAAAAgattgtaaattttttaaagcatcctaGTCAAAAGAGCATACCTTGCAGGGCCTAGAATGGCTCACTGGGTAATCCATTTATCCCTTATCCAAATAGTCTTAAGTTCCAGAAAGTATAAACAATAAACCTTAACGTCCCTGACCCTCAATATCCTTAAgttgaaattaaacaaaataatcatTAAGTGCTTCCAGTTATTAAAAAACGAAACAGTGCTAATAATGGTGCCCCAAAAGTGCCAAGTAATGAATGTCATACCAGTACATGGCATTCCCACCCCTGAACTCTAGGCAGGCTTGAATGATTCCACCAACTAGAAGTCAGGCCCAACCAcagggcacccccaccccccaaacttGTCCAGAAGATCCCAGGCCTTGTCTTCGCAGGGCTCATAATCCTTGGAGGGGACAAGAACCAGCATGGGCCCTGATGAGATGGGAAACAAGGCAAAACTAAGAACATGCAGCCCAAGATACTCTGAGGTTTCTGTGAATGCTTTCTATGTATAGTTCAAAAGGATAAACAGGCTACAGTGCCAGAATCTCTCCACCACTAGCTCAGTCATGGTTAGAGCTGTATTTTAGAAATACTACATCTGGTATAAACATCCTCTCTGAGAAACTTAGAACACAATATAGCAAGGATTTTACACAAAAATGTAGAAATTTATAGAAAGAACATCCTTATTTGCTCAATAATACATGAACGTAAGAGAACAGTTTATGGTGACTTTGCTTAAAGTATATCACAGGTAGCACTATAcagtatttctaaaatgttgacaAGCAATTTTTAAGGCCTATGAttctatgcatttaaaaaaatggaaatgtgcaaggcatttattttttaaaaagtgacaactGCAAAGTGCAGccaatttttttctgaagttttagTATAAAATAGCCTAGGAACCATCCTAGAGTAGGATGACCATGTTCCCTCTGAAACACAGATttatttacacacatacatacaaacacatactCAAGTCAATAATCagtacacatacacatgcactcaGCCAATCAGAGTGACTTGGAAAAAAATGCTCTGGTTTCccaactaaatattttaaaataaaaatttaagcctCATAAAACTTCTTGATGTGTATTATACTCAAAAGATTAGAGTTCAAGAGACTTTCTATGCTGGATTGTATCCCTCATAAATTTTCTTGTTAAAGGTATCACTGAAAACGTTAACAACTGCCTGAATCTCCTGGTTTCTGTAGAAAGCTTAGAGCTACCCTTGCCCCTCTCAGGTAAACCActctcatttccattttcataatGGCTAAGTGCAGATCACAGCACCCTAGAGATCACTGTTTTCTGCCAGGCTGTCAAtctatcacaatttttttttttcttctagaaaaggAGCTTGAAGAAACGGCAGCTTCAAATGGAACATTTATACTACATCAACAACTCACCTTTTCAGATCTGCTCCATTTACAGGTAAAAACATGACTTTCCTTCTAACAGGTTCCACCAAGTACGAGAAATGAAATCAAACCGCCTTCTCTTCTTGCTTAATACACCACCACCCACAAGAATTCTAGATTCTAAGATTAAAACTTCAACCTCAGTAAGCACAGTTCTGTTGACACAGAAGAATAACAGGCACCTTGTTTCAGGCAATGCCAGCAGCATTAAATACAGTAACAAAACACTCTGCTGACCCAAAACCAGGAAGATAACTAACAAAACACTTTCCACCCAACTGATTCTCTGGTCAGAGTACCTGGCTGGAACAATCATGGCTGGCCTCCACTTCATTACTATGAATTGAACAATTAACTTCTCAATTCCGGCCTATCACACCCTCAGATAACAGACCACCAACTTTGTGAGGAGTCTAGCTTTCCTACTGGAAAGCGGTCCTTCACTCAGAACTCCAGGCTTCTGCACAGAGACCTACACTTGTCACCATACTTGTTTACATAGCTAAGAATGGTACCTCAGCACAACTCTACATTTCTGGCATaggcaaataaaatatatatacagtaaaTGAAGTGATACACAGAACAGGCTCATCAAGAAAGTATTTCTTCAGACACCAAAATgttaccaaaataataataaaaactgagTAATGCAGCAAGAAAATGGAGttgttatgtattttaaaacaaagcaacTTGAAGTAATTCTGAAAGTGTtggtaaaatataataataataaggccAAAAGAAATTTGTGAATGGCCAGTAAATTTTAAAGTCACctaatatgaaaaggaaaagagacagcCACACTGTCAACAAACAGTAAGCACGAAGCTCTGTAAAACATTTGGTAATGGTTATTTACCAACGtatgaaaaagaaagagcaaatttCAGAAAGCTGATGACAAGCTCTGCTGAAAAGTTCCTAATCTCTTCTAgagattttacataaaaatcaGATCAAATATGTAAAGGATTTCCCCATATATCACaaccaaaactttttttttcaagatcaGACTGAGGAACAATATGCTGAGTCAGGGGTCTTTAAAGCAGAGTGTGCCCCAGAGGGTGCACAACACAATCTACTGGACGCAGGAAGAACGTCAGAATTTCTactcaagatttatttttatatcatccttaatttctgtttttgtgtttagCAGTACATAACctaacaaacatacacacaaatttgCAATAGGGGATTGTGTTCAAAGCCTTTTATTGATCAAGGTGTGTGTTCAAAAAGCTTAGAGAATGTTTCTCTGAAATGCCAAGGAGTGGCTCTAATGGGCCTaaattcattagaactgactttgAGAACTTCAGGATCGTAACACAAGTTCTGAGATCAGCAGGAAATACTGTCATCTGAGTGGACAGTACAGTGTAACATCAACAGCCTGCAGTTTCGGCTCCAGAGTTCCAAGCCTCTGACCTACATGTCCCTCCAAACCTAAGTGACACACAGGATGAAAAAACTAGAAATCATGCCGTGTAAAATAGATTGAACAGTCAGTCtagccctctttttttttttgatctctaATAGAGTATGTAAATCTTCAAGGAATTCTttgagtgtaaaaaaaaaaaaaaaaaaaaatccagtaaaaaaaaaaaaaaaaaaaatccagttccaTTTTACTATATAGGCTCATGGGCTTATTTTCCCCAtcaaaatctaaagaaaaagtCACATTACCTGTATTTTAGCcaccaaaatacagaaaaattaaacctatattttaacttttaactcTAAGAAGCTTAAGGTTGATCTTTTGAGGGTTTTTGGATTCTTCCATCATgtataaattttttcaaaaatcaatgGAAGTTTCCACCTTTGTTTGAATACAAAAATGGCCATGAAGAGTATTACATCACAAAAGCACTATgacaaaccaaaaggaaaaaattattttagaaattaggtGACAATCCACCCAAGGGCAGAATAAATGCAGTGGTTCACTGGCTGAGTGTGTGGACCTGAGCCCCCTGTGGGCATCCCTTCTCAGCTCCAAGGTGGTGGCCTGAAGTCAGCCACAGGGGAGTCACTTACACCACAGAATGGACTCAGCAAATGCTACAATTTAAGGCCTTTTCCCCTTCAGACAGCCTGGTAGTTAAACACCTTCCAGCACACAACTGATTTAGATACCGGCCAGAGCAAATGAAAAGCTAAGCTAATCACAGCAGAAGCTGCAAAAGTTCACTAAACCTGCTCTCCTATTTTAACCTGGGCTACTTCTGCCTACCAGCATTCATCCTGGCAAAGTGACTAGTGATGGATACCAGCTACAGCTACCAAATATAAGCCTCTCCAGTGAATACTGATCTGAAGTGGTATGTCACCTTTTGATGCTAAGAAGAACTCTGTGGATGTTTCAAAATCAGACTTTCCCAGGAAGGAGGTAGTTTACAAATAGAACAGCCTGCCTCATACACTTCACTATGGTTGcagttttatttcacttaaaaacatgaacacatacacacacacacaccagcttcCCCTAAATAGTTATCTCAAAGAAAAAGCAGATCATCATCAACCTCGTAAGGCCCACACCTCTCAGAGACTTCCAGGAGAGGTTTACAGGCAGAGGACTCACTAAAACTGGTTCCTAGGAAGTTGCTTTGACTGAGTTTTAATAGTGCTGTTGGTTCCCAGGCACCCTTTTACTGAAACAGTTCGTTATCAAAGATACTATCTGTGAAAACAAACCAAtggcttttctcctttgattcaaaataaaatactttttgtgctttcaaaattttaaagactAGTTAAATCAAGCCATCAATATTTACTTATCTAATGTATAAAATGTGAATTAACCTAATAAAACTAGTCCAAAGCGCTGCTGAGCAGTCTGATTTCAAAAAAGCATGCAAACTACATGATTCAATGTGGGAGAAAAAATCCAGTATGTCTGTTCCCCATCACTATTGAACAGTACCTTTCAACACTACTATTGCACATCTCAGGAACAGAACTTTTCAGCTGATAACCACCAATTAAACAGTAACAGGTCTCCAACACTACAAATATAAAGGCAGCTCCCTGAATACCATCCTTCTGCTACTAATGAACTAGCACAGGCATCTTATACCAGAGTTTCTCTATCCTGTATAAAACAAATTTCAAGCAAACATATACAACTGGGAGATGCTGGTTTATAGCAGTGTCACTTTGAGCCCTCAAGTCCTTTACTACTTTCGTATACCATTTAGTTCAAGTTGTTCAATTATAGGAACTATTTCTAGGCTTAAAAGAGTAGTTTAATGGGCAGGGGTGATGGCGGAGGGGTGGCTGCAGCGTATAATCTAATCCTGGACTTTAAAGCCAAATTTTTCAAAAGACTCCACTGTGATGTTGGCATCAAATCAGCTTAGGGGTTCAACAAATCTGTCTGTACCTGGCAGTGATGACTATATGCTAACATTTCACAAATCTGGCAGAGATGAAGGCCTACATTTTTCACTACTAATATGAATAATCCAGTCCCTATGTATGAGCACTTCCAGATGAGCTTTGCTacttcctaatttaaaaaaaaaaaaaaaaacaagtgtatTTTTACTTCACTACAGATTTAAAGAGTTCACTTTGCATTTCATCTTCCTAATTAAAACTATCATAACCTCCAAcaactttaaatttaaaagataaataaatagtaCGAAATGGGATAAAACGAACAGAAAAAAAGGTCCTTCACAATGGGTATCTTCTAACTGGGAAACGCCTACATGTTTCAAGTTTTTTCAATTGAATCCTTGATTTAGAGATGCCTCAGACTCTCAAATCCCAGGTTCATCCCCCTAAAAGCCATCATTTACCATAAGTATTCCATGGGTGTGGAATCATACCAGCAGATGACATTTCTGTGCCAGATATGAGGCCCCATATTCTCACTGTTTGTTCCAAATACTGCCTTAAGCCCCAGGTTTAAAAATCTTATGTGGGAATAAACTAGCTCCATGCTCTGTTCAGATTCAGGCAAGATCATACATAGGGCTAAGGGAACCACCCTGAATAAATGTAAATAAGGTAACTGTTTGTGGAGTTGCTTACATAGATTATACTTCACAGCAAAACAGAATATCCCCAATAGTCCTGCTCCAATCTTATTTCGTGTGAATAGGAATGATTCTTTTTCCTCCACTGCTTATGCACAACTCACTTTTAGCATTCAACAGAGCACATGTAAGTCCTAAAGATAAGGCTAATTTCATTTAActagtatttctttatataataTGCTCAAAGCACAACTGCCAAAGGGTCCCAATAAGGCAAGAGGAATAACTTTGTTCTTAATTCTCTTGCAAAGCATAGCTTGCTGCTAAACCCCATTAAAAATTTCCTTAACACaaggttcaaaatattttttaaaaagaaagaaagaagaaggtaGAGTTTGGACTCCAATTAAGGCATTTTTATATACAGTCTACCTTGAGTCCTATTCAAAGGGAATCCTAAAAAGCATTTTAATGGGGAACGGCAGAAATCATAACAGTCTATTATCAGCATTGTGAAGTATCAATCCCTCACTTTAAATGTAATCGTGTtgaatgtctttctctttccttatgCCTTGATTCTCTCCTTCCACAAGTGCATAGGTTATGTTTTCTGTAGATCTGGGGAAAATGGGCCAGGGGTAGAAGGTCCATCCAGGCCAGACAGAGTGAACGGCCCATGACTGTTCAGCacagaaggaaactgagaaagaaaataaaacacattatcATCCTATTATGCAATCCTAAACTTCACTTTCTGTCCCTGTTACATTCCCTAAGGCAGAACACAGCAGCACCTGCAGTGGCTCACAGGACAAAGGCACTGACTGTTTATCATGGAACAATATGATGtcacaaaaactgtaaaaaaaatgtttgtcttacATATTAACACTCTCCAGCCTACCTTGATGGAATGTAAAGAACAAATCTATACTTTTCCTTAGATGCTAAAGTACACAGGTTCACACCTGACTTCGAATGAAAGTTCAGTAAATGATAGCAGGCACACTGTAGACTATAATTCAGTCATATAGCAAATCACAGACTGTCAAAAAGAGGTCCAGGAGGAGATGCCCATCTCATACCTGCTACAAACAGTTGCAGTGTGCTCATCCTAAAAAAGCACTCCCCATCATGTATTCTGAGACCAAATTTGTATGGAGATTCCAGGTTGAAGCTACATGAGCACTATGGCTTTCTCTATATAAATCAATTATCTCTTTGTGAGAggcaaacaaaaatgtaaaaggaaaatatggaaaattttcCATACTCTTTCTATTCAGCAATTTAGAAGCTTctgcaaaagtaattgcattaGTAGAAAgatttaaacaatttttcttctttccccaccccttaccatttcattttcaaaagaacaaatgaaaatttaaattacaaaatCTAAGAAAATCTCCCAGGGAGTCACCCTggaataagtgaatgaatcaaTATAAGAAAGCTGACCAAGTTATAAAGTCTAGATAGTTTAGGCAAAATAATGGTTTACAGCTATGAGATCTTTCTTAATAAGATTTTCGTTAAGAGATAAtgcaatattcatttttaaaatatatacatgcatatttaaAATGCTGATGAGTATCAGTTCTGAGTGACAGGAAAATGGGAGTATTTGATAATACtattctcaagagttttttctattaaaaaaaaaaatcctcggTTAAAAGGGGAAATCTATGTGCAGAGAATGCccccaaatatatatacatacacacacacacacacatacttttttaGAAAAGAGGATGTCCagcatttaaaatgatttaaaaaactgGATGAGCTCAAAATCTACTACAGTATTGAACAATTCTTAGTCTAATTCAAATGTATGGAATAGTAAACAATGAAAAGGAAACTCTGCTGTGAATATTTATCTGAGTTATGTGTGGGCCAGAAAACTAACACTTAGAAATTCAAAAGTAAATCTAAGGAACACTTTTTAAATAgaagttttgcctttttgcctctCTGTTCATTTACCATACCCCAGTTACAAAAGACAAGCTTCTGTGTAACTTACCTGAAAAAGTGTGTTAGCACCTTGTAGTCTGGCTGGACTCAGGGGAGCAACAGGGCTGAGAGTACTCCAAAAGTGGATACTGGAGAGCAAGGGGCTTGGAGTCAGTAAGATGGGTGTCTGCAATATACAAGCCAAAAATATAACTAAATGGCTTATCAGGATTATGTTTTATCCTTGTAATAATACACAATTAGCCCTGAACCCAAATATTGTCCTATTCTCCATTCCAAATATCTCCAAGTCTGAAATCTTATCCTCAGGAAACAGTCGGAAATTACTTTTACaacccagaaaagaaaaaggtcaaagtattttctaaactGTTTCTCATACAATCTTtgtcaaatagaaaaataaaaccaatctgAATTCAAGTATGGAAAAATAATGGGTAACTGAGTCACAACTATGCTTTCCCCTTAACAATGAGTAGGTATGTGTTTAAATGTTCTATGAGACGAAAAAGTTAAGAAATAGCTAATGTTAGCTAACTGTAAAACTTGTTATTCAACATCACACCATGTTTATTAAGGTCCGCAGGATCTGTTATTTTCTAACGTGAGATTGTCACTGTTGTTTTATAAGACCACCCCCCGCCtccaccagagagagagagagagatagaatatacttattttctttaggaCAAAGTGGAAAAATTAGGTTACTTTCACAGGGTCACATATAAACTCTCTAAAGCAAAACTACTATGTAGAAGAATGAGAACTGAGGTTATAAATTCtggatttgttttaaaagatgagaaaaaacaaGATAAATGGTGGCactaaaaggaaagagaatgttACCTGTGAAAAAAGCGCTGGCGTAAGAGAAGCTGTAGGGAGAGATGGGCTTAATATTCCCAGTGGGCTTGGATCACTGCCCGTGATCACAAGGGTTGGTGCCAGCTCTAACCCTTTGGGCTTCTTGGACCTCGATGAATTATTTGTTTTGTCCTTTTCTAGCAAAGCTAAATCCTGGTCTTTAGGCTCCAGGGACAAGTTCTCTGGAAGCTGCATTGGCTGAGAAGCCACTGATTCCATGTCCGTGTCCATGTCTGGGTTGGAACTCAGCGGTGGTGAAGGAGTTCTAGGAGGCTCCTGCAGAGGGGACACGGACGAAACAGGAGGTGTGGTGGTAAAAGGGGCAGTCACTCCTGATGCAGAAGTTGGTGCTTCCAAGGAAGGCAGTCTGGGGGAAGCCAAAGTCTCCAACGCTTGGATAGTTTCTTCTGAAGATGGAGAAATACCCGGGCCAGCTGAAATGGAGGCAGCAGGAGATTCAACTGGTGGCTTTTTAGAAGGTGTTGTTACAAATTTGATAACAGATGGAGTTGGCTCCTGAGGAGACTTTTTCTCTGCCAATTTCTCAGCCGGATTCTCAACCTTTATAGATTTGAAAAGCTTCCTATTGGAGGAGTTCAAAGAGTTGAGAGTAAAAGAAGAATATAAGCCGGAGTGTATGTAGTCATTGCGGCTCGAGGTCTTGGCACCaggctgtggtggcttctctttcccgccattctccacatctttggaactgctgctgctgagctCACTGAGGCTTAAAGCTTCACACTCCCCCTCAACCCTGCCCACTGTCATTGGGTCCATGTTCAAAATCTCTGGGTATGAGACAAACTTGTACACAAACTTCTGACCATTCACTTTTTTAATGATATTctgtagataaataaaataagcactCAGACTTTCTTAAACCTTTCTTAAGCATTTGTTAAAACTTTACTCCACCCCCTCAAAGATCATGAGAAAGCTGACTGAATGGGGTTTTCTATTTGATAGGCAGTTTAGTTGAAAACTTCAAAATCACCTAAATTTATCCAGCCATACCAAACACAGTTCTGACCATTATGGAGTACaagttaaaaacatttaaatgtctTATTAACAACTGAACTAATATGTTGCATAAAAGCTGAAAGATTTTAATTGCTTAACTCCAAAGGTACAAAAACACTCATATCCTCAGGAAGCAAAAGGAATTTAGAACATTACTTCTAAGGTTCCTACTTCCTTCAGAAACTCGAGCTGTTTCTTACCTCATCTCTCCACACAGGAAAGCTGATAATATCAACACTCAAAGGTGAAAGAAATTAAGATCCCAGCTTCTCACTCTAATTCTCTTCATTtgagcattttattttacttccgTGCCCAAGAATGTattcaaaataattagaaattacaaaaaaattttaactaagaAATCAAATCTAGGTATTAACAGTTATTCTTTAAGGTACTGTGTTCTGAGTtaaactaaacaataaaaattaagtacATCTAAAAAAACAGTatgagataatttttaaagtaaatgagcgactgatctgatctgatctgatgatataAACAAGAGTATTTATGCTGAAGAAtttcaaatttccttttccttattctaactctataatcattttttatttaaagacaaCTGCAATTAGGAATAAAATATGTGCATAGGAGTCCGGTACTGAATATGAATTTGCAGAAATACACTTAGAACATTTACATCTTTTATTCTAATTCCAAGCTGCTGAAGCTGTAAAATAAATTGAGTTAAAACCAAAacagtgatcatttcacaatgcgTACAAATATTgcatcattatgctgtacactcaAAAGCaatatgtcaattacacctcaattaaAAAGTTACTTTAATAACTGAACAAAC
The sequence above is a segment of the Bos mutus isolate GX-2022 chromosome 16, NWIPB_WYAK_1.1, whole genome shotgun sequence genome. Coding sequences within it:
- the ELK4 gene encoding ETS domain-containing protein Elk-4; amino-acid sequence: MDSAITLWQFLLQLLKEPQNDHMICWTSNNGEFKLLQAEEVARLWGIRKNKPNMNYDKLSRALRYYYVKNIIKKVNGQKFVYKFVSYPEILNMDPMTVGRVEGECEALSLSELSSSSSKDVENGGKEKPPQPGAKTSSRNDYIHSGLYSSFTLNSLNSSNRKLFKSIKVENPAEKLAEKKSPQEPTPSVIKFVTTPSKKPPVESPAASISAGPGISPSSEETIQALETLASPRLPSLEAPTSASGVTAPFTTTPPVSSVSPLQEPPRTPSPPLSSNPDMDTDMESVASQPMQLPENLSLEPKDQDLALLEKDKTNNSSRSKKPKGLELAPTLVITGSDPSPLGILSPSLPTASLTPALFSQTPILLTPSPLLSSIHFWSTLSPVAPLSPARLQGANTLFQFPSVLNSHGPFTLSGLDGPSTPGPFSPDLQKT